Proteins encoded together in one Chitinophaga sp. LS1 window:
- a CDS encoding alpha/beta hydrolase-fold protein has translation MRRLLFALAILAGNSLFAQDGYVFKEGLRSGACHQYGRTALFTDQLAYAMSNGPLQAPANGSESFDGEKWQTVTAGEDGTFSGKALTNGYIYVTYNSPKAQTAILNITGHQMVYVNGVPHAGDMYRYGWMFTPVQLKQGVNEFYIRTSRGWGRQGMRAQLTFPKQPVYISVADSTMPFVVKGKDNSGLWGAVVVINTSDKPLKGLQIKATVQGKPLTTTLPEIAPLATRKVGFMMDASAAGNDNNSVALTLSHQNKVIDSKSMALKTVSASEHYSSTFVSGIDGSVQYYAVSPQLNPTGKAPALFLSVHGAEVQAINQASAYKYKDWGVLAAPTNRRPRGFNWEDWGRLDALEVLNIATATFKPDPERIYLTGHSMGGHGTWILGATFPGKWAAIAPCSGYPTLMGYGSADGLIPDSPKNNTEQILLRASNPSNTFKLANNYKAGGVYILHGDSDRVVSVDYARQMKKILADFHPDFSYYEYPGGEHWYGDTCVDWGPLFSYFKWHTIPADSSVKVVDFTTASTAISSKYHWVQVLQQQHALEYSRVQLRRAGNNISGTTSNVEVLALDLKGFDGEIVLDGQTIKYAAHGEILYLQHGPQWTIGKAPAETDKGIVRNGTLKEAFNHRMVFVYGTAGTPEENAWSLNKARYDAETWYYRGNGAIDIVADKDFKAADYADRGVIIYGNATTNKAYGLLLKNSPVQMSRGKVTVGEKSYTGDALAGYFMYPRMDSKVAAVAVIGGTGLKGMRAAEANQYFAGGSGFPDYMIFSAELLKGKETEVKTAGFYDNEWKLSVKDEIIN, from the coding sequence ATGCGGCGATTATTATTTGCCCTGGCAATATTGGCGGGGAACTCTCTCTTTGCACAGGATGGTTATGTATTTAAGGAGGGATTAAGGAGTGGCGCCTGTCATCAGTATGGCAGAACGGCTTTGTTTACGGATCAACTGGCATACGCCATGAGCAATGGCCCCCTGCAGGCACCGGCGAATGGCAGTGAGTCATTTGATGGAGAGAAATGGCAGACAGTAACTGCTGGTGAGGATGGCACCTTTTCTGGAAAGGCCTTGACGAATGGATATATCTATGTAACGTACAATTCTCCGAAAGCACAGACAGCGATTTTAAACATCACCGGTCACCAGATGGTATATGTGAATGGTGTGCCACATGCTGGTGATATGTACCGCTATGGATGGATGTTTACACCCGTGCAGTTAAAGCAGGGTGTGAATGAGTTTTACATCCGTACCAGCCGTGGATGGGGGCGTCAGGGAATGCGTGCGCAGCTCACTTTCCCAAAACAACCTGTGTATATCAGTGTGGCCGATTCTACGATGCCGTTTGTTGTGAAGGGTAAAGATAACAGTGGTTTATGGGGTGCTGTTGTTGTGATCAACACTTCGGACAAACCACTGAAAGGCCTACAGATAAAGGCGACGGTACAGGGCAAGCCCCTTACCACTACCCTGCCTGAAATCGCACCACTGGCCACACGTAAAGTAGGATTTATGATGGATGCTTCTGCTGCGGGTAACGATAATAACAGTGTGGCACTGACGCTGAGCCATCAGAATAAAGTGATTGACAGTAAAAGTATGGCATTGAAGACGGTGAGTGCAAGCGAGCATTATAGCAGCACATTCGTAAGTGGAATTGATGGTAGCGTACAATATTATGCAGTATCTCCTCAACTGAATCCAACGGGGAAAGCACCGGCTTTGTTCCTTTCTGTACATGGTGCAGAAGTGCAGGCGATCAACCAGGCGAGTGCATATAAATATAAAGACTGGGGTGTGTTGGCTGCGCCTACAAACAGACGTCCACGTGGTTTTAACTGGGAAGACTGGGGCAGACTGGATGCACTGGAAGTGTTGAATATTGCAACCGCAACGTTCAAGCCGGATCCTGAAAGGATCTATCTGACAGGGCACTCTATGGGTGGTCATGGTACATGGATTTTAGGGGCTACTTTCCCTGGAAAGTGGGCGGCAATTGCACCCTGTTCAGGGTATCCGACTTTGATGGGATATGGTTCTGCTGATGGATTGATTCCTGATTCACCTAAGAATAACACCGAGCAGATCTTGCTGAGAGCGAGCAATCCAAGTAATACTTTTAAGTTAGCGAATAACTATAAGGCAGGTGGTGTGTATATTTTGCATGGGGATAGTGATCGTGTAGTGTCTGTAGATTATGCCAGACAAATGAAGAAGATACTGGCAGATTTTCATCCTGATTTTAGTTATTATGAATATCCGGGTGGTGAGCATTGGTATGGCGATACTTGTGTAGACTGGGGGCCGTTGTTTTCTTATTTTAAATGGCATACGATTCCGGCAGATAGCAGTGTGAAGGTGGTAGATTTTACTACGGCAAGTACCGCGATCTCTTCTAAGTATCATTGGGTGCAGGTATTACAGCAGCAACATGCGTTGGAGTATAGCAGGGTACAATTGCGTCGTGCAGGAAACAATATCAGTGGAACCACAAGTAATGTGGAAGTGCTGGCATTGGATCTGAAAGGATTTGATGGTGAAATTGTATTGGATGGACAGACAATAAAATATGCTGCTCATGGAGAGATATTGTATTTGCAGCATGGACCTCAGTGGACCATCGGAAAGGCACCAGCAGAAACAGATAAAGGTATTGTAAGAAATGGTACACTGAAAGAAGCATTTAATCACAGGATGGTATTTGTGTATGGCACGGCAGGTACGCCTGAGGAAAATGCATGGTCTTTAAATAAAGCAAGGTATGATGCAGAGACGTGGTATTACAGGGGAAATGGTGCGATAGATATTGTGGCGGATAAGGATTTCAAGGCTGCGGATTATGCTGATAGAGGGGTTATCATATATGGGAATGCGACTACGAATAAAGCATATGGATTGCTGTTGAAAAATTCTCCGGTGCAGATGAGCAGAGGTAAAGTGACTGTGGGTGAGAAGAGTTATACAGGCGATGCATTGGCAGGGTATTTTATGTATCCCAGAATGGATAGTAAGGTGGCTGCTGTGGCGGTGATTGGCGGTACTGGACTGAAGGGCATGAGAGCGGCGGAAGCGAATCAGTATTTTGCGGGAGGAAGTGGGTTTCCGGATTATATGATCTTCTCTGCGGAGTTGTTGAAGGGAAAAGAGACAGAAGTGAAGACGGCTGGGTTCTATGATAATGAGTGGAAGTTGAGTGTGAAAGATGAGATTATAAACTAA
- a CDS encoding diacylglycerol/lipid kinase family protein: MRLLFVINPVSGGKKKADHATLIRNFFKERAEKIEICIFDGPASAQELKKTIQHWHPDRVVAVGGDGTVKAVASHLLHTQIPMGIIPAGSANGMAAELSIPTEFEKAMGIILEGKVQVIDAIRINQQEICIHLGDLGLNALLVKNFEQRGIRGKLGYALSSIKTLWQKQSLQVQIRNAEVHLSRVAFMIVLANARRYGTGVNINPDGNLSDGLFEVVIIRRLSLWELLKMIRRFKPFDPRKTEVIQADQVTIMTRRKAHFQVDGEYLGKISSVKAEIMAKALQVLVPA, from the coding sequence ATGCGGCTACTCTTTGTGATCAATCCTGTTTCGGGCGGCAAAAAGAAGGCCGATCATGCTACATTGATAAGGAATTTTTTTAAAGAACGGGCAGAAAAGATTGAAATATGCATATTTGACGGCCCTGCATCAGCGCAGGAGCTGAAAAAAACAATCCAACACTGGCACCCGGATCGTGTGGTGGCTGTGGGTGGAGATGGTACAGTGAAAGCAGTAGCGTCGCATTTATTACATACTCAGATCCCTATGGGTATCATCCCTGCCGGCTCTGCCAATGGCATGGCTGCAGAACTGTCTATACCCACGGAGTTCGAAAAGGCGATGGGGATCATATTGGAAGGAAAGGTACAGGTCATTGATGCGATCCGTATCAATCAACAGGAGATCTGTATACACCTGGGAGATTTAGGACTCAATGCACTCCTGGTAAAAAACTTTGAACAGAGAGGTATTCGGGGCAAACTGGGCTATGCGCTGTCTTCGATCAAGACCTTGTGGCAAAAGCAGTCTTTGCAGGTACAAATCAGGAATGCAGAGGTACACCTGTCGAGAGTGGCATTTATGATTGTGCTGGCGAATGCGCGAAGGTATGGTACAGGGGTGAATATTAACCCGGATGGCAATCTCAGCGATGGGTTGTTTGAGGTGGTGATCATCAGGAGACTTTCTTTGTGGGAGTTATTAAAGATGATCAGAAGATTTAAGCCTTTTGATCCGAGAAAGACGGAGGTGATACAGGCAGACCAGGTGACGATTATGACGCGTAGAAAAGCGCATTTTCAGGTGGATGGGGAATATTTAGGGAAGATCAGTTCAGTGAAAGCGGAGATAATGGCGAAAGCATTGCAGGTGTTGGTACCAGCATAA
- a CDS encoding App1 family protein, whose translation MTAWNKILQWLGMETRPHIRVYNGFGGAEYLEIFGHVLALGPRPVTRYSRFFLVNMFALLRLFWVRPMAGIKVMLEWDGIAVTAITEKDGFFHLQWQPARMVEAGIYNVEVRMVGVVDSPVSETTGVVIIPHHTQFGCISDIDDTFLVSHSAKIVKRLQVLFTRNARTRKPFEGVVRHYQLLSHSNNPFFYVSSSEWNLYAYIKEFIRFNGLPDGVFLLNQLKPLRQLLKSGQNKHKTKFTRITRILKHYPDMRFILLGDDTQEDPNIYKALVDHFGTQIIAVYLRKVRNSKAIATREVVQAMQDKGIAVCYFEHSEEGIDHSRRIGLI comes from the coding sequence ATGACAGCATGGAATAAAATTCTACAATGGCTCGGTATGGAGACACGTCCTCATATCAGGGTATACAATGGCTTTGGAGGGGCAGAATACCTCGAAATATTCGGTCATGTACTTGCCCTTGGCCCGAGGCCTGTTACCCGCTACAGCCGGTTCTTTCTCGTCAATATGTTCGCATTGTTGCGCCTCTTCTGGGTAAGACCGATGGCAGGCATCAAAGTGATGCTGGAATGGGACGGGATAGCAGTCACGGCCATAACGGAAAAAGACGGGTTCTTCCATTTACAATGGCAGCCCGCCCGCATGGTGGAAGCAGGCATATACAATGTAGAGGTAAGGATGGTTGGTGTGGTGGATTCCCCTGTTTCGGAGACCACCGGTGTAGTTATTATTCCACATCACACACAGTTTGGCTGCATCTCAGATATCGACGATACCTTCCTCGTTTCTCACTCTGCAAAGATTGTGAAGCGCCTGCAGGTATTGTTTACCCGCAATGCCCGTACCCGCAAACCTTTTGAAGGAGTGGTGCGGCATTATCAGTTACTCAGTCATTCCAACAATCCTTTCTTTTATGTATCCAGTAGTGAATGGAACCTGTATGCATATATAAAAGAATTTATCCGCTTTAATGGTTTACCGGATGGTGTGTTTTTATTAAATCAGTTAAAACCACTCCGGCAATTATTAAAGAGCGGACAAAACAAACACAAAACAAAGTTCACCCGCATCACCCGTATCCTCAAGCATTACCCTGATATGCGCTTCATTTTACTCGGCGACGATACGCAGGAAGATCCAAATATTTACAAAGCACTGGTAGATCACTTTGGTACACAGATCATCGCTGTATACCTGCGTAAGGTGCGAAACAGCAAAGCCATTGCTACCCGCGAAGTCGTGCAGGCCATGCAGGACAAGGGGATCGCTGTATGTTATTTCGAACACAGTGAAGAAGGTATAGACCATTCCAGGCGCATTGGATTAATATAA
- a CDS encoding DUF481 domain-containing protein, with amino-acid sequence MKRIIITIFTIFLCGTAFAQFSDSVHYYGKFASTGSINKTNEGNSYLLSNMFKVGVSRKKIVMNGFGSWVYGESNGELTNNDFSTSLDVSLFRAVKQIYYWGLANYDKSFSLKINDRFQSGAGIAYNFLDRKTAYLSLSDGFIWEKGDLFIDDTLHDVYDAVRNSVRISYKFVFANIVTIDGTQFFQPDITDISDYNLKSVNNIAFALRKWIAITASMTYNKVTRTGRENLIFTYGLTLEKYF; translated from the coding sequence ATGAAAAGGATAATCATCACAATATTCACCATATTTTTATGCGGAACTGCTTTTGCACAGTTCAGCGATTCGGTACACTACTACGGGAAGTTCGCATCCACAGGCTCTATCAACAAGACCAACGAAGGCAATTCTTACCTGTTGAGCAACATGTTCAAGGTAGGGGTGAGCAGGAAAAAGATTGTAATGAACGGTTTTGGCAGCTGGGTGTATGGAGAGTCGAACGGTGAACTCACGAACAATGATTTTTCTACATCGCTTGACGTCAGTCTGTTTCGTGCGGTGAAACAAATTTATTACTGGGGACTAGCGAACTATGATAAAAGTTTCTCGTTGAAAATAAACGATCGTTTCCAGTCAGGTGCGGGAATAGCCTATAATTTCCTTGACAGGAAAACTGCTTATCTCTCATTAAGTGATGGATTCATATGGGAAAAGGGGGATCTCTTTATAGACGATACATTGCATGATGTGTACGATGCCGTACGCAATTCAGTTCGTATATCTTACAAATTTGTTTTTGCGAATATAGTCACGATAGATGGGACACAGTTTTTCCAGCCAGATATTACTGATATCAGTGATTATAACCTGAAATCAGTGAATAATATAGCCTTTGCCTTGCGAAAGTGGATAGCGATCACAGCGTCTATGACATATAATAAGGTAACGCGAACGGGGAGGGAGAACTTAATATTTACATATGGGTTAACGCTGGAAAAATATTTCTGA
- a CDS encoding DEAD/DEAH box helicase: protein MSFEQLRLIEPVLKALKEEGYSEPTPIQQQSIPYVLDKRDLLGCAQTGTGKTAAFAIPLLQLLSETTPAVQKGPRPIRALILTPTRELAIQIQESLQAYGKYLPLKHQVIFGGVSQVPQVEALRRGIDILVATPGRLLDLISQNIVTLRDVKFFVLDEADRMLDMGFVHDVQRVIIKLPENRQTLFFSATMPPEIQKLAAMILKNPAKVEVTPVSSTAETITQSLYYVKKQDKRHLLQHILKDDAIKTLLVFARTKHGADRVVKDLVRLGVTAEAIHGNKSQNARQRALSNFKNRQTRVLVATDIAARGIDIDDLTHVVNFELPNVPETYVHRIGRTGRAGANGIAISFCEEEEKPFLKDILKLINREIPLVTDQPFHDPLVGMQAVKAPMQQNRPRKMPQGGGGGFHRNRQGSVNAPKKHRPKPQAAR from the coding sequence TTGTCATTCGAACAATTAAGGCTCATAGAGCCAGTGCTGAAGGCGTTGAAAGAAGAAGGATACTCTGAGCCAACTCCTATACAGCAACAATCCATTCCTTATGTATTGGACAAAAGAGACCTGTTGGGTTGTGCCCAGACCGGTACCGGTAAAACTGCCGCTTTTGCCATTCCATTGTTACAGCTGCTGTCAGAAACAACACCCGCTGTACAAAAAGGCCCAAGACCCATCCGCGCTTTAATCCTCACTCCTACCCGCGAACTCGCGATTCAGATCCAGGAAAGCCTGCAGGCTTATGGTAAATACCTTCCCCTGAAACATCAGGTGATCTTTGGTGGCGTATCACAGGTACCACAGGTAGAAGCACTACGCAGAGGCATAGATATTTTAGTAGCGACCCCAGGTCGTCTGCTTGACCTGATTAGTCAGAATATTGTCACACTCAGAGATGTTAAGTTCTTCGTGCTGGATGAAGCTGACCGTATGCTCGATATGGGATTTGTACATGATGTACAACGCGTGATCATCAAATTGCCTGAGAACAGACAGACTTTGTTCTTCTCTGCAACCATGCCGCCGGAAATTCAGAAACTGGCTGCCATGATCCTGAAAAATCCTGCGAAAGTAGAAGTTACACCCGTATCCTCTACTGCTGAAACTATTACACAATCTTTATATTATGTAAAGAAACAGGATAAACGCCACCTGCTCCAACACATCCTGAAAGATGATGCGATCAAAACATTACTCGTATTTGCCCGTACCAAACACGGCGCGGACAGAGTGGTGAAAGACCTCGTTAGATTAGGTGTGACTGCCGAAGCAATCCATGGTAATAAATCACAGAATGCGAGACAACGTGCCTTGAGTAATTTCAAGAACCGTCAGACCCGTGTACTGGTTGCTACCGACATCGCTGCAAGAGGGATCGATATCGACGACCTCACGCATGTGGTAAACTTTGAATTACCGAATGTACCTGAAACCTATGTACACCGCATTGGCCGTACCGGTCGTGCAGGTGCCAACGGTATCGCGATTTCATTCTGTGAAGAAGAAGAAAAACCATTCCTGAAAGATATCCTGAAACTGATCAACAGAGAGATCCCGTTAGTAACGGATCAACCTTTCCATGATCCGTTAGTAGGTATGCAGGCGGTAAAAGCACCCATGCAGCAAAACAGACCCAGGAAAATGCCACAAGGTGGTGGCGGCGGTTTCCACAGAAACAGACAGGGTAGTGTAAATGCTCCAAAGAAACATAGACCAAAGCCTCAGGCTGCGAGATAA
- a CDS encoding GNAT family N-acetyltransferase, protein MDNPFFVSTDKSQLDLPMIHEFLSKRSYWAKDRTIDAVQRSIDNSLCFGVYTGSGKQVGFGRVVTDYTIFGWLMDVFITETHRGHGLGKMLLQAVMSHPELQTLKRWGLVTKDAHSLYEKAGFVVVENPERMMEKLG, encoded by the coding sequence ATGGATAACCCTTTCTTTGTATCTACTGACAAATCGCAACTGGATCTCCCTATGATCCATGAATTTTTAAGTAAACGTTCCTATTGGGCCAAAGATCGTACCATTGATGCCGTACAACGATCTATTGACAATTCTCTTTGCTTTGGTGTATACACCGGTTCCGGCAAACAAGTGGGTTTTGGCAGGGTCGTAACTGATTATACTATTTTCGGCTGGCTGATGGATGTGTTTATCACAGAAACACACAGAGGACACGGTCTCGGCAAAATGTTGCTGCAAGCTGTTATGTCTCACCCTGAATTGCAGACACTAAAAAGATGGGGATTGGTGACGAAAGATGCACACAGCTTGTATGAAAAGGCAGGATTTGTAGTGGTAGAAAACCCGGAGAGAATGATGGAAAAACTGGGATAA
- a CDS encoding suppressor of fused domain protein, whose product MNKEPQVLIEQPNGRHTMYASVEQDDRTAYLYLFPAELQSKKYKMRACWLRNLLPAPEVKDVAAMHNGTAPMLQSKFCNHPDGKEPLKAELLEIVWLPEDDGAAVLYDGEILGVIPGWSLYVDEAVSYAADCIGVEGDDFLVLPLGDPGTNQQFARVGEAVAFRNQWSSVEAPAWPVIQENFINSYEQRFGKMLQYFAIDNNEWPPMAMGKFEKDNIVYFLTMGASIRPMPWVSYLYNDTSEAYRRMELALAVDKNEFSEDEIMKMAESIATMADIPWRHISWLGEGHTIGSSKLPEPYESMVLSSALYNGEAIELPEMYGDKVNLFWASPVTQKEREFAHRKANGGYELLELMIQKDATHVVKKRKAVL is encoded by the coding sequence ATGAATAAGGAACCTCAGGTATTGATAGAACAACCGAATGGAAGGCATACCATGTATGCATCGGTAGAGCAGGATGATCGTACAGCTTATTTGTACCTGTTCCCTGCGGAATTACAGAGTAAAAAGTATAAGATGCGTGCCTGCTGGCTACGCAATTTATTGCCTGCGCCGGAAGTAAAGGACGTGGCAGCGATGCATAATGGTACAGCGCCGATGTTACAGAGCAAGTTCTGTAACCATCCGGATGGTAAGGAGCCGTTGAAAGCAGAATTGTTAGAGATTGTATGGCTGCCTGAAGATGACGGTGCGGCAGTATTATATGATGGTGAAATACTCGGCGTGATTCCCGGATGGAGCCTGTATGTAGATGAAGCGGTATCTTATGCTGCGGATTGTATAGGTGTGGAAGGTGATGATTTCCTGGTATTGCCGTTGGGTGATCCGGGTACGAATCAGCAGTTTGCCCGAGTAGGTGAGGCGGTGGCGTTCCGTAATCAGTGGAGTAGTGTGGAGGCACCTGCATGGCCGGTGATACAGGAGAATTTTATCAATAGCTATGAGCAGCGGTTTGGAAAGATGCTGCAATACTTTGCGATAGATAACAATGAATGGCCGCCAATGGCGATGGGGAAATTTGAAAAGGATAATATTGTATACTTTTTAACCATGGGTGCGAGTATTCGTCCTATGCCATGGGTGTCTTATCTGTACAATGATACTTCAGAAGCTTACCGCAGAATGGAGTTGGCCCTGGCAGTAGACAAGAATGAATTCTCTGAAGACGAGATCATGAAGATGGCGGAGAGTATTGCTACCATGGCCGATATTCCATGGAGGCATATCAGCTGGCTGGGAGAGGGACATACGATTGGTTCTTCCAAATTGCCGGAGCCTTACGAGAGTATGGTGTTGTCATCAGCATTGTATAATGGCGAAGCAATAGAACTGCCGGAGATGTATGGAGATAAGGTGAATCTGTTCTGGGCGAGTCCGGTAACGCAGAAGGAGCGGGAGTTTGCGCATAGGAAGGCGAATGGCGGGTATGAGTTGTTGGAGTTGATGATACAGAAGGATGCGACGCATGTGGTGAAGAAAAGGAAAGCGGTATTGTAA
- a CDS encoding phosphodiester glycosidase family protein yields MKILLTAFFLLFSQELSFTWHQQEYDAIIVDPTKEVIRMHWLDDKGIPYKNIAAVKQASGKDILMITNGGMFQPGNVPVGLYIENGKTIRPLDTSQNKPGNFYLLPNGVFYMDKEGAHVSTTSSFKNKDISYATQSGPMLVIDGNIHPMFKQGSENVNLRSGVGIMPDGKVVFIISKSNQTNFYEFASIFKEKFGCKNALYLDGAISKMYLKRNRKEDVGGDFGVMITVSAQ; encoded by the coding sequence ATGAAAATATTGTTAACCGCTTTTTTCCTTTTATTCTCCCAGGAGTTGAGTTTTACCTGGCACCAGCAGGAATATGATGCGATTATTGTGGATCCTACAAAGGAGGTGATTCGCATGCATTGGCTGGATGATAAGGGGATCCCTTATAAAAATATTGCCGCCGTGAAGCAGGCATCAGGAAAAGACATTTTAATGATCACCAACGGAGGGATGTTCCAACCCGGGAATGTACCCGTAGGTTTGTATATAGAAAATGGGAAGACGATCCGGCCATTGGATACGTCACAGAACAAACCGGGTAATTTTTACCTGCTACCCAATGGGGTGTTTTATATGGATAAAGAAGGTGCGCATGTATCGACTACTTCTTCCTTTAAAAACAAGGATATCAGCTATGCTACACAGTCAGGACCGATGCTGGTGATTGATGGAAATATTCATCCTATGTTCAAGCAAGGTTCTGAGAATGTAAACCTGAGAAGTGGTGTGGGGATTATGCCAGATGGAAAGGTGGTGTTTATTATTTCGAAAAGTAACCAGACGAATTTTTATGAGTTTGCCAGCATCTTTAAAGAGAAGTTTGGGTGTAAGAATGCGTTGTATTTAGATGGGGCGATTTCTAAGATGTATTTAAAGAGGAATAGAAAGGAGGATGTGGGAGGAGATTTTGGGGTGATGATTACCGTGTCAGCTCAATAA
- a CDS encoding SDR family NAD(P)-dependent oxidoreductase, producing MKHVLITGANKGIGYEVAKKMAQLGYHVYLGCRDEQNGTTAINQLKAEGLTNIEFLKIDVSDLHAVKQAAASIASLDILINNAGIPGAQPQNISACDIEEIKRIFNTNYFGVIQTTQAFLPLLKKAPLPVIVNVSSELGSLAMQTAKDRFANWDNYHAYGATKTALNTFTINLSQELRNFKINSVTPGYTATDLNNFAGFKTAAQGAEPIVRLATIGEDGPTGQFFRQEGELPW from the coding sequence ATGAAACATGTATTGATCACCGGCGCCAACAAAGGCATCGGCTATGAAGTAGCAAAGAAAATGGCTCAACTCGGCTATCACGTCTACCTCGGTTGCCGTGACGAGCAGAACGGTACCACCGCCATCAATCAATTAAAAGCCGAAGGCTTAACAAATATCGAATTCCTTAAAATCGATGTCTCCGACCTGCACGCTGTCAAACAGGCGGCTGCCAGCATCGCCTCTCTGGATATATTAATCAACAACGCCGGTATCCCAGGCGCACAACCACAAAATATCTCCGCCTGCGATATCGAAGAAATAAAAAGGATCTTCAACACTAACTATTTCGGCGTAATCCAAACTACCCAGGCATTCCTGCCCCTACTTAAAAAGGCCCCCCTGCCTGTCATCGTCAACGTATCCAGTGAACTCGGTTCCCTGGCCATGCAAACAGCCAAAGACCGCTTCGCCAACTGGGACAACTACCATGCCTATGGTGCCACCAAAACGGCCCTGAACACATTCACCATCAACCTTTCCCAGGAATTACGTAATTTCAAAATTAATAGCGTAACACCTGGCTACACCGCCACCGATCTCAATAACTTCGCTGGCTTCAAAACCGCCGCCCAGGGTGCCGAACCAATTGTTCGCCTGGCCACTATAGGAGAAGATGGTCCAACGGGTCAATTCTTCCGTCAGGAAGGCGAGTTACCCTGGTAA
- a CDS encoding helix-turn-helix transcriptional regulator, whose amino-acid sequence MRELRRLTSIQEFHRLRGLQPPAHPLISVVNYAEVVLSSESNHINWVLDFYSISLKRDVVVKFRYGQQQYDFDEGIMYFIAPGQVFNVEVPTEAQPNKSGWMLLIHPDFFWNTALAKNIKQYEYFGYAAHEALFLSDKEETTIINIIHNIRQEYHSNIDKFTQQIIVSHIETLLNYADRFYNRQFITRKITSHQILDKLEQLLNTCFQSDSLLANGIPTVQLISENLNISPNYLSSLLKNLTGQSTQQHIQNKLIEVAKQKLSTTSLSVNEVAYELGFEHPQSFRKFFKSKTNMSPLEFRESFN is encoded by the coding sequence ATGAGAGAACTACGTAGATTAACATCCATCCAGGAATTTCACCGTTTAAGAGGCTTACAGCCTCCTGCGCATCCGTTAATCAGCGTAGTCAATTATGCGGAGGTAGTACTTTCTTCCGAAAGTAATCATATCAACTGGGTACTTGATTTCTATTCCATCTCCTTAAAAAGAGACGTCGTTGTTAAATTCAGGTATGGTCAGCAACAATATGACTTTGACGAAGGCATCATGTATTTCATCGCTCCCGGTCAGGTCTTCAATGTCGAAGTCCCAACCGAAGCGCAACCTAATAAATCCGGATGGATGCTACTCATTCACCCGGATTTCTTCTGGAATACAGCTCTGGCAAAGAATATCAAACAATACGAATATTTCGGTTATGCTGCGCACGAAGCGCTCTTCTTATCTGATAAAGAAGAAACGACCATCATAAATATCATTCATAATATCCGGCAGGAATATCATTCCAACATCGATAAATTCACCCAGCAAATCATTGTCTCTCACATTGAGACACTCCTGAATTATGCGGATAGGTTCTACAATCGTCAGTTCATCACGAGAAAAATCACCAGCCACCAGATCCTCGATAAATTGGAGCAATTGCTCAATACCTGTTTCCAAAGCGATAGCCTCTTAGCCAATGGTATCCCCACTGTGCAATTGATTTCCGAAAATCTGAATATCTCTCCTAACTACCTGAGTAGCCTGCTTAAAAATCTCACTGGCCAAAGCACCCAGCAGCATATACAAAACAAACTGATAGAAGTAGCCAAACAAAAGCTCTCTACCACCAGTTTATCAGTAAATGAAGTCGCTTATGAATTAGGATTTGAACATCCTCAATCCTTCAGAAAGTTTTTTAAATCCAAGACGAATATGTCTCCATTGGAATTTAGGGAGTCGTTTAATTAG